The following is a genomic window from Solanum lycopersicum chromosome 6, SLM_r2.1.
CTATAAATTACTTTACTTTACTTTGATGCATATAATATAATCCCTGTACTTGCATCGTCTTTTGCAAGCTTTTAAGCCAGCTGGGAATTGGTAACCCAGTGGTGTTGTCTGTGATTCTACCCAACCTCGTATGGTATTTCCCCCCCACATTAGTTCATGACCTAATACCTCCAAAGCTACATCACCTCGTTGTAACAGAAATCTGACTCTGAAAAGGAAATCAAACATGAGTTGTTACTTCCAACTTCTTGattagaatttatttttcttcattaacAAATCTTACTCATATTATTCATGTGGAAGACTTGTTCTGATCTGCCAAAATTATTTTGGTGAAGAGGCACTCAGTGTATGTTGAGGAGTGGATTAAAATATGGTCTTCCGTATTATTATGTTATTGCCTGCATGCAATGACATTTTGTATTAACATGTGAAACAGGTGGAGTCTCTCCTTACAGAAATATGTGATACAACTTCAATTGCAGAAGTTGACTTAAAAGTAAGCTggtattgtaatttttttctgtttattttatttcttattccTATGTCCTTCGCGGAAGTTATTTATGATCTGCCCTTGATGCATGATTTATCTTCaatcattttaaaattcttctacttcttatgacactttttcattttgttattaGCTTGGTGGATTTCGTTTGTATGTGAAGAGAGACTTGACAGGGCAAAGTACAACTTCATTGCCTCCAATATCCAGTCCTGTCAGTGTTTCCTCATCTGTTGAGGTGGCTGATTCAAACGGCTCAGCCTCATCAACATCATTAGCAATCACAAAATCTTCACCTCCCTCAGATGGAATTCAGACAATGATTGAAAAAGCTGCAGATGAAGGCTTGGTGATAATTCAATCTCCAAGGGTGTGATAACAGTgaatctctctttctctctttatatCTATCTCTTCCTTTCTCCGCCTGAAAATGATAATTCTGATGTGTCATGCAGGTTGGTTTCTTCAGAAGATCTCGAACCATTAAGGGAAAACGTGCACCTCCAGCCTGTAAAGAAGTAGgtgttctttttcattttttgctcTTTAAATCATATGATGAGATGTTTCTGTTTGATAAAACTAAGAGATTGACGATGAAGTCTTTGTATAACTGATTACTACTTAAGTTCTGAAAAGTTTACTATTAATCTCATTTTGATATTGCTCCTTCCCCTTCAAAAGGAGGTCTGTTCAAAGTGGACGTCTAAGCAAAATTCTGGAATATCTACTTTATAAAGCTGCCTTTAACTATGTTTAAATATCTGTTGCtttgttacaaaaaaaatctGTTGCTTCATTTTGTGAGAAACTGGATGCTAAATCCTTTTAGTACTGTCATGCAGCCATACGAGGCCAAGGCAAATTTTACTCTATTTCTGAAACCCCCTTCCTCTCAACCTGCCCTCTTTGTCagtctcttcttttttctctgTTGCGTCTCTCTCAATTCACAATTAGAAGTGTCCTCTGTGCTTTGGTATTACACTTACTGGCTACTGAACATATGACCTTTTCTTTTTCGTAATTCTATTCTGTAGAAGCAACAAGTGAAGGAGGGACAAGTAGTTTTCTATATTGAGCAGCTTGGAGGCGAGCTCCCTGTCGAGGTTCGGGCCCTGCTATAGATGCATACTTGCATGATTTCTTTTTCACCGTTCACGCTGTTCCTCTTTGCTCTGACGTTTATTTTAAGTACATTCTCATGCATCTTTTTTGATTATccttttgtcttttcttttctatcCTCTTTTAGTCTGACGTATCGGGAGAGGTTATCAGGATACTCCGAAAAGATGGAGGTATGCTTCTTAGTTCTTATACGTGCTGAAAATCATTTTGTACAATCATATCTGTGACTACTTGAAGATCTCACTTTACCTGTCTATTGAACAGATCCTGTTGGATATGGTGACCCTCTAATCTCAATCCTCCCTTCTTTCCCTGGTATAAAGAAGCTTCAATAGATGATTCTTGTAGCATATGCCTTCTGGACCAgagttcattatttttttttagagaataCTTGAGTTGAAAATTGTTGATTGCCTTCTATCGGAACAGCGGGATTTTTATTAAagtttgtttatttcttttagtttaaATATCTGCACCAGAAATgttctaaaatttttaatttatactcTTTTCTTTTGCATCTTGTGGTATTAGCTCTGGTTCATTCCATTCTAATAGTCATAATTGATGTCAGCAAATTCAACAGCCTTATCATAGAAAATTCTGCAATAAAGAACCAAAAGTACAAAAGAGCTAAACTTGTTGAGAGTAGATTTCAGAAGGGATCCATGCCCCAATCGTGGGATTACAATGGGTTTGTTGTAGTTGTTGCATCCGGTTTCCCGGAGATGTCAAGAACAATAATATACGAATCTCACAGGGTCGGGAAAGATGAAGGTTCTTTGCGATAGACCCACAGCTCTAGAAGTCAAAGACCAATAATATCTTGCGTTCAAATGttgttgcctttttttttttttttttttttaaatatgaaggAGACTTTGTCTAGTTATAACTCTTCCCTGTCAACTAGGTGAGAGAGAAAATACAGAATAAAACAGACCGGCGCATACCATTTTATATCCCTATTTTCAAAGGCAACTTAAGTCATACACAGACATACATTATAAAAATCGGTATCTTTTCCTCAATAAAACTAGAGTTCTATTTTTCGCCGAATTCTCTTTATCTatcttcttaagttgtaatttttataaataactttAAAGACTTATTATTTGTGGGGGTGGGGTGGTGGGTACAAAGCACATTTCAGTTCAAACACGTAATAGATTACttatttataagaaattaaTTTCAGGAATTGACAATCTGCTAATTCAAACGGGCTCATACGTCTTAAGAGTAATTGACTGGTTAGAGGGCCATACTTgattttacttaaatattcCTCCTCTGTCACCTTCATTTCTTGATTCAGAGGGTATTTGAAAATAGTACGAGTATAAAACAAGAGCAATAACCAAAAAGCTTTTGCctaaattttttgttcttttgggAAGAGTGCAGTATTCATCAATTAATTGTTGATGGCTGGGTTGCAAAGATCAGCGATTTCATTCCGCAGACAAGGTTCATCTGGATTTATATGGGACGacaaatacttaacaggtgaacTGATCAATCACCCAGTCAAACATAAAGAAGAAACTAACAAAACACGACTAGGAAAACCCAAAGAGGAATTGATGCTGCAGGTGAAGACTTCATCAACAACCATTGGATCCACACGGAGGAGAGGATTCAACGGCGGTGGAGGGGTGAACCCGACAGCAGAGCCACCATCTCCTAAGGTTTTTGCATGTGGATTGTGCAGTGCTATTAATGGCAAAAAAGGTAAGTCCCACCGTCGACAACCAGGGGGCCAATGACAAGTCTTCGAAAGCCAAGAGCTAGTTAGTTGCTTCACTTGCCTCAATAGCATGGCATATAGATGCAATGGATCCATTGTAGTAGACTAGGATATAACAAAACAATTACTCCTACAAACTAGGCTCAGTTTATCACCACTTGTTGCGGTTATATAATATGAGAAGGTCCAGTAGTCAACTTATCATTTACCATGAGAAATATGATCACTCCAAACACAATAACCAGTCATCAATAGCGAATCAATTTTACAAGGAACGAACTTTGAATGCAATATGATTCTTGTTTAGCTTTGGTCCATAGTTTGGCTCAGAGGTACTTTCTTGCAAGGGCTCTAACTTTAGTATCAAAGTGAGAGGATGTGATGCGAGATCCTGGCAAATACAGAGGATTCAAAAGTATCTGCAAGTTTTGCAGCAACAGATTAGTGAATTTCTATCTAAAAATACTTAAAGCACATAGCTCACTTCAAAACAGGGCATGAAGAAGTAGCACATTACATTATCTATGAGCGTATAAATGAAAAAGTCACAATGAAAGAGGGTGGCATCTAAGCTCAATCTCTCAGTTTAAACATTAACTTTagaattttattcaattatgtACTTCTTGAACTGCAACCATTTCTTTGGGGGAAAAAAAATCTAGTTTTCACCACAATACAAGTTCAATTATATTTGCGCattacaaaattttgaattatcataCAGTTACCAACTATGGCTAAACTTGACAAAACCAACGTATCTATCCAATATTAAGTTTTCAGTAGTTACATGAACCACTGTAGACCATGTGTTTcatttatagaaaaacaaaTCCAAAAGATATCTTAGAAACACTGGAACAGTACCAGCCTAACAAATCAGTACATCCAGTGATGAGTACCAAAAAGGTACTAATGCACGTCGGAAGAGTACTTTGTTGTGCTGCAACCCCAAAAGAGCAAGGCAAAGAGAACAAAAGACAAAGAAACTAATCATATCCGAGGAACTCCAAAATGAAATCTATTAAGCCCAATTGAACTTCATAAGATCAGAGATATTTAAACACTGCTGACATGAATTCAAGATGACTTCACAGCAACTGATCTTATTATCACATACGGAAAAAAATATTCCAAGAAATTCTTTTAATAGCCATGCCTACATACAGAAGTTTCTGCTTAAAAGAATCTCTTGGTATAGCTGGAACACAAAAAATAAGTAAGTTTAATAAGAGCTCACAATAGGTATGCAAAGATGTCAGCAGTCCCCCATCCCAAAGAGCAATAAAGTGAGGCCTTTACTAGGTTTGAGCAGCAAAAGTTgattaaataaactaaaatgtaTGACCCCTGTGTTTTTTATGTCCTATAAGAAAGCATTCAGAAAAGGCTTTACCTTTATATATAGTTCATGGACCTCCTGGAAGAAGCTTTTTATCCCATCATCATTGCGAGAGTCATGAAGCAGCATCAATCGCGTATGTATGCTTGATTGGTTAAGGGGACAAAAAACAAAATGTTCACATTTGTAAAGTCAAACTGGTGATGCTGACAGTATGGTTCCCACATACAATACCATATTAACTTATCCAGCTACGAGAACATCTAAAACATGCTTCttcctctcatttctttttctacTTCTGATAGGTAAATATATGCTACAGAGGGAGACAGTACAAGTCCGCCTTGTCATTCCAACTAGTATTAAACCAATGATAAGTAAAGAAGGTAAGATAATTAAAAACATCAGGAGATTTAGCCTTCAGGTGCTCGAAGTTAAGAGTTAACTATCATCACTGGCTACAGAATGGGATAAAGAAGACATAAATGTGGTTATGTGGACCAAATTTAGGACAAGATGGAGTTGTTGGGGGAATGGTCCTCTTCAAGATCATAAAGGTTAAGAAATATGGGTTATCTCTTCTTCCTAATTCTGATATGGCAAATCACTTCACACATCATTCCATATGCTCCTAATCTTCCACAAGAGGAGTCAACTGGAGAAAAACTGATAGGCAAATTCATCTGTGACACATGGAGCACTACTAAACAATGACTAGCTTTATAAGTAACCAGTTACCAccataaatcaaataatttcaGTACAAGAAGCAAGCTGTTGTATCGATTGTTAAGGAGAAACCCAGGTAAAACACAAGCTAGCACCATCATCTATTTTCTATAACCAAAACAGTGCTGTCACTAAGTACTGATTTACTATAACATATAGAGGATATGACCAGCAGTGACGTAAACAGAAACCACCAAATCATTGAATCTGTCAATTGATTTCAAGAACCTGGATGTAGAAAGAAGAATCACTATGAGGATGATGATTTAAAGAAACTTTGCAATGGAAACTCACAATTAATGCCTTGATGACTAGGGGAAAGCAACCTTACATAGCACTTGTAGTCCATGCAAGGTCCTGGACAATATCCAATGCTGCATGTAATATAAACTGGTGCTGATGAGCAGCATCTTCTTTCTAGCATGCAAGTACAATATACAAAATCACCAAGCAACTACAACACTTGTCATCAATGACAGAAAGTAAAGATGTGCATACAGTTTGACAATGGCGCAAGACTGTACAGTCCACACTATAAATTCAAATGCATTATAACTACCTCATTGAAAATCTCGCGAGCAAACTTTACATAATTCACATTATGACGTAAAACTGTCAAAGTTTCTTTATATAAGATATTGCTTATGTTGTGACCTGTGATTTAAGGTGAGATGGAAACTAGTGACTGAACATAATCCAAAAAggaacaaaacaagaaaaaagaacCCAGATACTGATAAGCACTGTAGTTATCTCTTAACCTTAAGACGATCTGATCTCTACATATAGAAATATTATTCCTCACCAAAAACCCAATTCTGATCCTCCAGTAAAaccaaagagagaaaaaaatgacaaatcaaAATCAGTTGTTTTGGATCAGCTTTACACAGCATTTTTTAATCTGTGCTACCATATAGAGAGCAATATTCACTCGATTGTAAATAGTTTTCGAAGATTAAAAAGAGGTTTATGTACATTTCCCATTGATGATTAACCAGATTCAAAGTGATGCAAAATTAGAAATCTCTACTAGCATGATCAGAGCTAAGCTTTAAACTGaggcaacaacaacaacaacaacatgccCAGTGTAATAGTCCGGAGAGGTACCCCTACCTCAGGAGGCAGAGAGGCTGTTTCCATACACCCGCCGCTCAaacatttaatgaaaaaaaaggtaGAGCAAAGGTCAATTACCTTTGGCGCAGTGCCAACTTCAGCTTCGTAGATAGGGATATCATTCCTGCTTACAATCATAAAACATGCTGTGCTTGCcattttcctttaaattttCGGATCCCTAAATCCCTTCAAATACAAAACTGAATCAAACTCACATTTTAATTACACATTAGAATACAGCTTCAGTGATCTCAATATCAATTAAGATCAACtaatgataaattttgaatCTACGGAAATCtagaagagaaagaaagagtACTTACAGCTCGATTTCGAGAAGAGATCGCGAGGAGTTCGCCGAAGAAACGGGACGGAGAAGTTCGCAGAGAAGGCAGAGTGCCGTAAAACTGGGCCGAAGAAGAAACTCTGCTGTAGTGAAAGTTGGGCCTGTAATCATCTGGAGTTCGGATCTAAATGTTGACGCCActccatttttcaaaaaatggcCACTTTTAGGACGACTATTTAATACAGAGTCAAAATTTAtgctatgttttaaaaaataatatcggcaagtttttaatttaaatctttCGCATTATATGCTTGAAACCACTAAATCAAAGAGATATTTTAATACGTTTTACATGTCTTAAATATAAACATATCTCCGCACGTAATTAAGTTTTTATGATATCCTGTTCGTACTAACAAAAGATAGCTAGCGCCTAGTAGTGATGGGATTGAATTATTTGCTCAAATCTATTATACAATATTGCCAATATAGGAAATTcccaaattcttttttaattactttcttGGAACCTTCCTTTCATAACTATTATAATAGTGATGCAAACATAGAAATGACCTTGAATATTGTCAAGTTTATTACACATTATAAATCCCTCAAAGTTTTtcagtttaattaattaacagaATTAGACGGGGGAGCTGATCGATCATGAGATTTTATAATGTTTCTATTTTTGCATCACTACTATATAATACTATATTTTCCTTCTTGCTTTTTGTAAATGTGAACAGTTTTGATTCCTTCATTCAGTTTCCCACATTGGAAGATTCAAGAGGCAAATCAGTATCCCTTCTTTACGTGAATGAATTTGGAGCCAAAGGAGATGGCATCACCGATGACACTAAGGTAATTCCTTTTACTCGGgtcaaatcattaatatttGCGCTTACATAATAATATGTCAGATCAAAGGATGGACGCTCTTAGggataaatacaaaaaataaaattaaaaaaattaacatgatATGTGTATCTAAGagaatttgatattttgattaGAGTAAGAGTAACGTTGTGTTTTATCATAGTCATGAATCTATTTATAGTTGTGTCTGTTAATTAATGCTGGTACTTGCCTTTTATGCATGTATTTTACAGATTTTTCAATATGTTTGGAAAAGGGCGTGTGCTTCATTCTTAAGACCAAAAATTATAGTCCCAATTGGATATTCATTCTTAGTTCAACCAATTGATTTTGTTGGGCCATGCAGATCAAAGATTTCTCTAATagtaagtatttatttatactaAAGTCTTAAACAATACTAAAGTTTTGCAACatagatatataatattttgttgCAATTAAAACTACAGATTGAAGGTTCAATAGTAGCACCAAAAGATCCAAAAGTGTGGGATAAATTGGATGCACATAAATGGCTTTATTTTGTTAAAGTGAGACATCTCACTGTACAAGGAGGAGGAACAATAAATGGGATGGGCCAAAAATGGTGGGCTACTTCATGCAAGATTAATACAACCAATGTAATTTCAAGTTATTACTTTGGAGTTTTTTTTCGAGATTTTTAACGATGactatttttcaattatagaATTAAAAAATCGCTATTCACAAATCCCTTTAATTTCCTTCACCATGAATGTCTAATGTGATACAATTTTCTAATGTTTTGCAGCCTTGTCGACATGCTCCAACCGTAGGTGCTATTTTCTCCGGtctcatatgtttttaagaGTTTAACTTCTATAAAATTGACAGTATATTACGTATACTTAATGAAATACAGGCGATGAGTTTCCACAAATGCAACAACTTAAAAGTGAGGGACATAAGGATGCTAAATAGTCAACAAATGCATATATCAATTTCGAATTGCATAAATGTTGAAGTATCACGTATGATAGTAGAAGCACCAGCTAAGAGCCCTAACACTGATGGAATTCATATAACCTCATCAATACGTGTTGCTATAAAAGATTGCACTATTCGGACAGGtatggaaaattaaattaaattatccacCTCTATCGAAGAGAGATATTTTACTCGTATGcatgatttaaatttaatcggTTTGAAATtcgattattatttattaataaggtCACAATCTGAATATACGATTTGCCAGGAGATGATTGTATATCTATAGTCAACAATTCTTCAAGTATTCTAGTAAAAAATATTGCTTGTGGCCCTGGACATGGTATAAGGTACAACATTTAActatttgttttgtttataattaagaattaagaTCATACATGTActgtagaaattttttttaaaaaaaattggcttGATGGCTGGTATTGTTGTAGCATTGGAAGCTTGGGAAAATCAAATTCATGGTCTCAAGTGCACAATGTTTGTGTTGATGGAGCATATTTTTCCAATACAGAAAATGGTGTCAGGATTAAGACTTGGCAGGTAGGTAATCCTATAGTACTCGTTATCTAGTAATTTATATGACACTTTTTGCTTCTCGATAATTAAATTGACTTAATTTTTGAAGCTAAATTTGATTTAGATCAATTCACTAAATACttcaaaattaaagtttaaatattgaaaaattatacgATAAATActattaaagaatgacaaaagtctcacatcggtggttaatgagatgcgTGGACTCTTTATAAGACTTCGATAATTCCTCTCCCTTTCAACTAGCTTTTGGGATGTGAGTTAACCTAAGATTgaatttcacatggtatcaaagTAGGGTCCATCACACCCGATGTTGGGGTTCTCAAAATCAAAGTTGCTCACGCCTAGTGCTTAGTGTAAAAGTATGACCAAAGTCTCACATTGATGGTTAATGAGATAGATGTCTCCTCCCTTTGAACTAGCTTTTAGGGTAAAACGTGAGTTAAGCCTAAAATCTAATTCAACAAATACTATCTCATTTCAATATAGTAAAAAAAGATACTAGTCAAAATTCACATGTCACACAAACCATATAGCGTGAGTATTACTCTGTTGATTCTCTTACAAGTGATTGTCATGaatattatcatttaattttagCTAATGCTTTAAATATTGGCAGGGAGGTAGAGGGTATGTGAGAAGGATTAGTTTTATGAATGTGTGGATGGAAAATGTATCAAATCCCATCATAATAGATCAATATTACTGCGATTCTCCATTCCCCTGCCCAAATCAGGTAAGCGTCGAATACTTCAAAAGTGATACATTTTTGAAAAACCTGACACGAATTACCACTAACATTTCGGTAACTATGTGAAAATTTGATATGCAGACTTCTGGTATTCATATTCACAGCGTATCCTTCATTGGAATTAGAGGAACTTCAGCAACAAAAAATGCAATTAAATTTGCCTGCAGTGATAGCTCCCCATGTAAAAAGCTATTTCTGAAAGATGTTCAACTTGTTTCATATTCGGGGCTCCCTACGGCATCGTTTTGCTGGAAGGCATATGGATCAACCTCAGGGCTAAACAATCCACCTTCTTGCTTCAACTTTGTGGAACAGACAACAAAAAATTTATCCAATTGGAGTGATCagtttatttgaattattttggaTAATAATCTCATAATTAATTTGATCAAGGCATAAATTAAGAGGTTTAGCTTAATTATTAAATCATGTATGCACATTATATCCAAGGCATGTAAATTTTTGTAGTACTTGATGAGATGAGAAGGTTATGAATAATCTATCCTTTGAAATTAAGGATCTTGTAATTGTGGCCCAAAAATTTATTACATGTGTAAATTCGGATTAGTTCATAAATGGCCATTTGGAGTGGTATTAATTTTTGGTCCggtttaataaatattttaaaattatttcagtTTCAGAAACTTTAAGCTACGCGAAGTTTTTGTTACCCATTGAATATAAGATagtgaatataaattaattttgtttataaaaagagaaattcagGACAATTCAATCACAAGGTATATCTATTTATAGGTGAAAAAAATAGGACCAATGATTGATGGACGAGAAAAATTCTTCGATAATTTACACAAATCTGCTAGTGTTAAGAGttaattatgttgttttatttatttttttaaataacaaaaatttttaaaaatttgtaaatttcGAACACATCACGAGACATTTGAATACATAGGGGATGAATATATCCGAGAGGAAAGAAATGTGTCAGAGAGGGGATGAATTCGGATACATGGGGGAGAGATATATTTAAAAGGGAAACAATATATCAAAGAGGGGATATGATTCGAATACATAGGAGATGGATGTATTCGAGATGGATAGAAATGTATCAACAAGAGGAAGATGATACATCCgagaggaatttttttttttaaataatagaaaatttagagattatactaaaataaaatgtatatgtagataatttttccaaaattctTCTTGATGAAAGTCATTTTTAAATACCCGTTAATCGAGattagacaattttttttagattgaaCACTTTTGGAGACAACGTTTGTCATTTTCTACTTAAATTGCAtagatgaattttgaatttccaaatttatctttaatttgttattcaaaataattaaattgttcaaactttaaatgaatgtttgaattttttccCGCATCACCTTTTACTTCATTgacgttttaattttttcaggagatacattatattatatacaaaattatatttatgacttcacaaataacaaataatataatctaaattatacttttaaatatattttaataaggGTTTATTATCTCACAAATTGAGTTATACAAATTCTGTTTTCCTAGTCGGTAGAAACAAAAAGCCCTAGTTCAAAAGTAACAGTTAATTATCCCGCCGTTTCATTTTCAGCGGGATCAGTCCCTCCATTGCTCAGTTGACGAAATAATTTTGAGTTGCAGagagttaaaagagttgaaatATGGAAGAGTTAGCAGAAGGAGTGAGCAATTTGAACCTGGTTGATTCTCAGAAGAAGAATCGGATTCAAGTATCTAATACTAAGAAACCTCTGTTCTTCTACGTTAATCTATCCAAGGTACAAAAATCATAATCAAACTATTTTGTTTGGTTTAATTTGTTAGATCTTTTTCTATTATTGGATTTGATGTTTGAATTTATGGTTGTAGAGGTATATGCAGCAGTATAATGAAGTGGAGCTTTCAGCTTTGGGAATGGGTATTTTATCTCAACTCTatgtttcttttgttattcataTCCTAGTTTTACATGTTTGAACTTGCTTCTCTCCCCCAGgccttgtgggattacacttatcatgttgttgttgttgttatactGTTTAGCAGGTTGCACTCTTAGTTCGTTCTGTTTTCTACTTATCCTCCCGTTTTATGTGTTTGATTGGGTATTGTCTATATAAGTGGTGGTAGaataattattgttgttgttgtttttgaaaAGTTAGCTTGATAGAGCAtggaaaattttgtatttttttttttgtgtgggtGAGAAGGGTGGTGGCTTAGTGGTTAATGAATTGGATTGAGAATTGGCAAAAGCACTAGTTGATTTCTTCCATTTCTACGAAATTAGCTTCTCActagtaaatatttaatatttctcCTTTCTCATTCAGCTTGAGATTGgttttacaattttaaaaagaaagaacaatCTTAATCTAAAGTAACAATCATCAAATTAAGGAACAAATACAAGTACTTAATTCACtaaaaacaaataaggaaaaagatgaaaaaggagAGACAAGAGTTCACACTGGAGGCTAGATATTGGATAACAACAATTAGATCAACAATAAAAGTTAGAACCCTAacttttggagaaaaaaaattgagttaaacTTTTTGAATGTGATTAGAAATCAATTGTTAGATATTGTAGTTTCAGAGtacaatagaaataatattatccttttttttaaaataattttttaaaaaaattatataaacccacctatatttttaattaatcgttatcgatttttttattttttaaaaaaattaattacgaCACAAATACTATTTCCTTACcgatattctattttttaattacttttttatataaacaaGCGTttagaaattaatccataaaatTGTGTGACTACCTAGATTCGAACCCACATTTCTCGCTGGGTGCTCCGCAACCACTATGTGGGTTGGCAGTAAATAGATATATACATTGTACTTcatatttaaatatgaatataggGTGTACGGAAAAGCTAGTGAGTTCGGCCGAACCTCCCCTTCCGCTACAATAGCTCCGCCTCTAGTCTTATATCAGGGTTACAGTTTTAAGAAAAAGTCTATATGTTTGGGATTTATTAAACTCGAAAGCCTGAGTTAAGTTGGGAAGGTGGAGTGTTTAACTTTGCTTCCTCTTTTCCAAATAATGCTATTTCGAGATACTCCTGTTCTTCTCTAAGGTTTTGTAGCAAAAAGTCTGTTCAGCAGAGTTTTACTTCA
Proteins encoded in this region:
- the LOC101265244 gene encoding uncharacterized protein isoform X1, whose product is MAACGFGASGLKLTSLNLGSTKPKLSVVHNLRTKKFVQSDGLLLTTKSRKTFDCRCSTVEAESVAATAIPNSDDSSSKIVSSETASPLTPNSYEVESLLTEICDTTSIAEVDLKLGGFRLYVKRDLTGQSTTSLPPISSPVSVSSSVEVADSNGSASSTSLAITKSSPPSDGIQTMIEKAADEGLVIIQSPRVGFFRRSRTIKGKRAPPACKEKQQVKEGQVVFYIEQLGGELPVESDVSGEVIRILRKDGDPVGYGDPLISILPSFPGIKKLQ
- the LOC138349403 gene encoding uncharacterized protein At1g15400-like — its product is MAGLQRSAISFRRQGSSGFIWDDKYLTGELINHPVKHKEETNKTRLGKPKEELMLQVKTSSTTIGSTRRRGFNGGGGVNPTAEPPSPKVFACGLCSAINGKKGKSHRRQPGGQ
- the LOC101264733 gene encoding uncharacterized protein isoform X1; amino-acid sequence: MASTACFMIVSRNDIPIYEAEVGTAPKKEDAAHQHQFILHAALDIVQDLAWTTSAMFLKSIDRFNDLVVSVYVTAGHTRLMLLHDSRNDDGIKSFFQEVHELYIKILLNPLYLPGSRITSSHFDTKVRALARKYL
- the LOC101264436 gene encoding probable polygalacturonase At1g80170, with amino-acid sequence MRFYNVSIFASLLYNTIFSFLLFVNVNSFDSFIQFPTLEDSRGKSVSLLYVNEFGAKGDGITDDTKIFQYVWKRACASFLRPKIIVPIGYSFLVQPIDFVGPCRSKISLIIEGSIVAPKDPKVWDKLDAHKWLYFVKVRHLTVQGGGTINGMGQKWWATSCKINTTNPCRHAPTAMSFHKCNNLKVRDIRMLNSQQMHISISNCINVEVSRMIVEAPAKSPNTDGIHITSSIRVAIKDCTIRTGDDCISIVNNSSSILVKNIACGPGHGISIGSLGKSNSWSQVHNVCVDGAYFSNTENGVRIKTWQGGRGYVRRISFMNVWMENVSNPIIIDQYYCDSPFPCPNQTSGIHIHSVSFIGIRGTSATKNAIKFACSDSSPCKKLFLKDVQLVSYSGLPTASFCWKAYGSTSGLNNPPSCFNFVEQTTKNLSNWSDQFI
- the LOC101265244 gene encoding uncharacterized protein isoform X2 — translated: MAACGFGASGLKLTSLNLGSTKPKLSVVHNLRTKKFVQSDGLLLTTKSRKTFDCRCSTVEAESTAIPNSDDSSSKIVSSETASPLTPNSYEVESLLTEICDTTSIAEVDLKLGGFRLYVKRDLTGQSTTSLPPISSPVSVSSSVEVADSNGSASSTSLAITKSSPPSDGIQTMIEKAADEGLVIIQSPRVGFFRRSRTIKGKRAPPACKEKQQVKEGQVVFYIEQLGGELPVESDVSGEVIRILRKDGDPVGYGDPLISILPSFPGIKKLQ
- the LOC101264733 gene encoding uncharacterized protein isoform X2 yields the protein MASTACFMIVSRNDIPIYEAEVGTAPKKEDAAHQHQFILHAALDIVQDLAWTTSAMFLKSIDRFNDLVVSVYVTAGHTRLMLLHDSRNDDGIKSFFQEVHELYIKILLNPLYLPGSRITSSHFDTKVRALARKYL